One genomic region from Pseudanabaena sp. FACHB-2040 encodes:
- a CDS encoding helix-turn-helix transcriptional regulator, translating into MSKKDEPNLESKFVSLRLEAGLTQKAIADALGVTEQTVRNWERGKIEARLTLGQTKLLCKMLNKSLDEMPDNFAGT; encoded by the coding sequence ATGTCTAAAAAAGATGAGCCCAATTTGGAGTCGAAGTTCGTGTCCCTTCGCCTAGAAGCTGGATTGACACAGAAAGCAATTGCGGACGCTCTCGGAGTCACCGAGCAAACCGTCCGCAATTGGGAAAGAGGCAAGATTGAAGCTCGTCTAACGCTTGGTCAGACAAAGCTTTTATGCAAAATGCTGAACAAGTCTCTGGATGAGATGCCTGATAACTTCGCTGGAACATAA